From Oenococcus sicerae, the proteins below share one genomic window:
- the msrA gene encoding peptide-methionine (S)-S-oxide reductase MsrA, producing the protein MKIESNHEKILNELYNLVLSPRTRDWERSLLLSAKEKIESGGNFNQALAQLEYDLRPLAVRNNLTPDVTDFYLKITGDTNGSDKFDLSSHYAKDQAYEERAIFAGGCFWCMVEPFETQTGIVSVLSGYTGGHTKNPTYEQVSGGTADTGHVEAVEIIFDSRVISYEELVALYWQITDPTDEFGQFNDRGKNYRPIIFVQNEQQRKIAETSRQKLADSGQYDRPIVTEIKAASTFWPAENFHQQFYKKNPKRYKLIKKERQQFLAFQHLQNKIRLGLKRFTKKA; encoded by the coding sequence ATGAAAATAGAAAGTAATCACGAAAAAATACTGAATGAACTCTACAACCTTGTACTGAGTCCACGCACGCGTGACTGGGAACGTTCTTTGCTATTGTCAGCCAAAGAAAAAATTGAATCCGGCGGCAATTTCAATCAAGCATTAGCCCAACTTGAATACGATCTGCGTCCTTTAGCCGTCAGAAATAATTTGACGCCTGATGTGACCGACTTTTATTTGAAAATTACCGGGGATACCAATGGCAGTGATAAGTTCGATTTGAGTAGCCATTATGCAAAGGACCAGGCTTACGAAGAGCGAGCCATATTTGCCGGCGGTTGTTTTTGGTGCATGGTTGAGCCCTTTGAAACGCAAACTGGTATCGTTTCTGTACTCTCTGGCTATACTGGCGGGCACACGAAAAATCCAACCTACGAACAAGTCAGCGGCGGTACTGCCGATACGGGACACGTTGAAGCCGTTGAGATTATTTTCGATAGCCGCGTCATCAGTTATGAAGAGCTCGTCGCCCTGTATTGGCAGATTACCGACCCAACCGATGAGTTCGGTCAATTCAACGATCGCGGCAAAAATTATCGACCGATCATTTTTGTGCAAAACGAACAACAGCGAAAAATTGCTGAAACATCCAGACAAAAATTAGCGGATTCTGGCCAGTATGACCGCCCGATCGTGACCGAGATCAAAGCGGCTTCAACCTTTTGGCCGGCCGAAAACTTCCATCAGCAGTTTTATAAAAAGAATCCAAAAAGATACAAACTCATTAAAAAAGAACGCCAGCAATTTCTTGCTTTTCAACATTTACAAAACAAAATTCGCCTAGGTCTCAAACGATTCACGAAAAAAGCTTAA
- a CDS encoding quinone oxidoreductase family protein, with protein sequence MRALSVVSQRAKIIEVADAKISRPDQVLVSVYYSAMNRADLNAFKQVDGHQPILGIEFSGEILAVGDDVKNFKIGDRVMGHSPNALADLLVINADLLFALPETMTFKEAAALPVALQTMTEAICMSGSFQKGQSILFQGASSSTGIVGMQIAKLFGAKTVIGTSRSIEKGRQLKKFAADVFVNSSDGDWVDQVLAASVGGVDLVIDFLSGPTVNGNMQATKPGGTIVNVGRIAGNVGTFDFDLHNMRRIHYVGSSFRLRSEAETVAIVLQMKQKLAAALAEKKITMPIAAVYALDDAQKAVDDLKQNRNFGKVVIAVK encoded by the coding sequence ATGCGTGCTTTATCTGTTGTTTCACAGCGGGCAAAAATTATCGAAGTGGCTGATGCTAAAATAAGCCGTCCAGATCAAGTGCTTGTGAGTGTCTACTATTCAGCCATGAATCGTGCCGATCTTAATGCTTTTAAACAGGTGGATGGTCATCAGCCCATTCTTGGTATCGAGTTCTCTGGTGAGATCTTAGCTGTCGGGGATGATGTCAAGAACTTTAAAATCGGCGATCGAGTCATGGGCCACAGTCCAAATGCGTTAGCTGATTTACTGGTGATCAATGCGGACCTGTTGTTCGCGCTGCCAGAGACTATGACCTTTAAAGAAGCTGCGGCACTGCCCGTCGCTTTGCAAACCATGACCGAAGCCATCTGTATGAGCGGTAGTTTCCAAAAAGGACAAAGCATTTTATTTCAAGGAGCTAGTTCGTCCACTGGGATCGTCGGCATGCAGATCGCAAAATTGTTCGGCGCCAAGACTGTTATCGGTACTTCGAGATCCATCGAAAAAGGCCGCCAACTCAAAAAATTTGCGGCGGATGTTTTTGTGAACAGCTCCGATGGTGACTGGGTTGACCAAGTATTGGCTGCTAGTGTCGGCGGTGTCGATCTTGTCATCGATTTTCTATCGGGGCCAACGGTAAATGGCAATATGCAGGCAACTAAACCCGGCGGCACGATCGTGAACGTGGGTCGAATTGCCGGTAATGTCGGTACTTTTGATTTTGATCTGCATAACATGCGCCGCATTCATTATGTTGGCAGCTCATTTCGCTTGCGAAGCGAAGCGGAAACTGTGGCAATCGTTTTACAAATGAAGCAAAAGTTAGCTGCCGCACTGGCCGAAAAGAAAATCACAATGCCGATCGCGGCAGTCTACGCGCTTGATGATGCACAAAAAGCCGTAGATGATTTGAAACAGAACCGAAACTTTGGCAAAGTTGTCATTGCTGTTAAATGA
- a CDS encoding alpha/beta hydrolase — protein MVTRISLESAALSFSEANAAHPRIYELAPKDGRALLEKVQTEPISKENVDIEDRLISAEKWGSINVRFVRPAGNAAKLPVIFYIHGAGWVFGSAQTHDKLIRELSVRTNSVVVFPEYSLSPEAKYPTAIEQNYAVLQQLAVLADEKQLDLDRLTVAGDSVGGNMATVMTILAKQRHGIKISQQLLYYPVTDADFETGSYNEFQDNYYLTKAGMQWFWDQYTTNQQQRLEITASPLRASLKELADLPEALILTDEADVLRDEGEAYARKLREAGVAVTQVRFQAMIHDFVMLNVLDNTHAARAAMALSTAWVMKHNH, from the coding sequence ATGGTAACTCGTATTTCTTTAGAATCAGCTGCACTTTCATTTAGCGAAGCTAATGCAGCGCACCCGAGAATTTATGAACTAGCGCCGAAAGATGGCCGCGCATTGTTAGAAAAAGTTCAGACTGAACCTATCAGCAAAGAAAATGTCGATATTGAAGATCGATTAATCAGCGCTGAAAAATGGGGTAGTATCAACGTACGTTTTGTTCGACCTGCTGGTAATGCTGCAAAATTACCCGTGATTTTCTACATTCATGGTGCTGGTTGGGTATTTGGCAGTGCGCAAACACACGATAAGTTAATTCGTGAATTATCAGTTCGAACTAACTCTGTAGTTGTTTTTCCTGAATACAGTCTGTCGCCCGAAGCTAAATATCCGACTGCAATTGAACAAAATTATGCTGTTTTGCAACAATTGGCAGTCTTGGCTGACGAAAAGCAGCTTGATCTTGATCGCTTGACAGTAGCTGGAGATTCTGTCGGCGGCAACATGGCTACCGTGATGACGATTCTGGCCAAACAACGCCATGGTATTAAAATTAGTCAGCAGTTGCTGTATTATCCAGTGACTGATGCTGATTTTGAGACGGGATCTTATAATGAATTTCAGGATAACTATTATCTAACCAAAGCCGGCATGCAGTGGTTTTGGGATCAATATACGACTAACCAGCAGCAGCGCTTGGAAATTACCGCTTCTCCTTTGCGGGCCTCACTTAAAGAATTGGCAGATTTGCCAGAAGCTTTGATCTTGACTGATGAAGCAGATGTTTTGCGTGATGAAGGCGAAGCTTATGCAAGAAAATTACGCGAAGCCGGCGTTGCTGTAACCCAAGTTCGTTTTCAAGCAATGATCCATGATTTTGTGATGCTGAATGTGCTGGATAATACACATGCCGCTCGAGCAGCTATGGCCTTGTCCACTGCTTGGGTCATGAAACACAATCACTAA
- a CDS encoding acyltransferase, whose amino-acid sequence MVRPKDRKYLYGVDLMRLLFIVGVLTIHTSTIFAYKFPIGSPAFLFFAAFHMPMHFTRMGFMFVSGLVLFLNSYNRPIALIKFWKKRYFWVLIPYFFWNFFYFVFAAYPKTVFDSQWWLQYWDLLIHGNGYYMYFLLVMIQLYLCYPLMRLLFKKTEGRHLKVFCIAIIIELAITVFLKSVFPHLSTSGWPYLLRSYGMFVLTYEGYFIAGALAGIHYAEVESWIVKHIKAFFIALIAGIPTIVLYYFYNLDILKLSYSKAYEVHQPLIVIYSLIVIANIFYVGYRYDKIVKNGQQQKIVSFISKAQKIAFGLYLTQTIALSILQELITFIPDTAWYIWLLWPLATACVIGFSGALCWILYNTPVTHYLIGRPLNKRKNGRIQIKIN is encoded by the coding sequence ATGGTTAGACCTAAAGATAGAAAATATTTATACGGCGTTGATTTAATGCGGCTTTTGTTTATCGTTGGCGTCTTAACCATCCATACCTCGACGATTTTCGCCTATAAATTTCCAATTGGCTCACCGGCCTTTCTTTTTTTTGCTGCTTTTCATATGCCGATGCACTTCACAAGAATGGGTTTCATGTTTGTCTCCGGTCTTGTCTTATTTTTAAATTCTTATAATCGGCCGATCGCGTTAATAAAATTTTGGAAAAAACGATATTTTTGGGTGCTGATTCCTTATTTTTTTTGGAATTTTTTCTATTTTGTCTTTGCTGCTTATCCAAAAACAGTCTTTGATAGTCAGTGGTGGCTGCAATATTGGGACCTGCTGATCCATGGAAATGGCTACTATATGTATTTTCTACTGGTCATGATACAGCTCTATCTTTGTTATCCCTTGATGCGCTTATTATTTAAAAAAACTGAAGGCAGACATCTTAAAGTCTTCTGTATCGCAATCATTATAGAATTAGCGATCACTGTTTTTTTGAAATCCGTTTTTCCACATTTATCAACTAGCGGCTGGCCGTATTTATTGCGTAGTTATGGCATGTTTGTCCTGACATACGAAGGCTATTTTATTGCCGGAGCTTTAGCTGGTATTCATTATGCGGAAGTGGAAAGCTGGATCGTCAAGCATATCAAAGCTTTTTTTATTGCTTTGATAGCTGGTATCCCCACGATCGTTCTTTATTATTTTTATAATCTCGATATCTTAAAACTCAGCTACAGCAAGGCTTATGAAGTCCATCAACCCCTGATCGTCATATATTCCCTGATTGTGATCGCCAATATTTTTTACGTTGGTTATCGATATGACAAGATCGTCAAAAATGGTCAGCAGCAAAAAATAGTTTCCTTTATCTCGAAAGCTCAAAAGATTGCTTTCGGTCTTTATTTAACACAAACGATCGCCTTATCAATTCTTCAAGAATTGATAACGTTCATTCCTGACACAGCATGGTATATTTGGCTGCTTTGGCCGCTCGCAACAGCCTGTGTGATTGGGTTTTCCGGCGCTTTATGCTGGATTTTATATAACACGCCGGTCACCCATTACCTAATTGGACGACCGTTGAATAAGAGGAAAAATGGCAGAATACAAATCAAAATTAATTGA
- a CDS encoding AMP-binding protein — MAEYKSKLIETTFNLMNNNLNQPKLYDADLDIWLNNRQILAAVETACGVLQKKGLAVGDLLLLGLPNSAAYVITYLAAIKSGLDIYSMNPKMPDIQAINEFKKRNYKAAVLSDDYAKLFNDTADKIHTENLTRFHDQVIHLTTWESMDQLEDFEIIPKHAGILMYTSGTTGKAKGVLLDHEQMYIAGENVVQSHKLTDKDRVYIVLPFHHINAQNIAMMSTLISGGSLIVQKHFSAHRFWPIVQRQQATWVSAAPAIISILLNTDINPKTKTNLRFMRSASAPLPAVVMQRFEKRFGLPILNSYGMTEAPSQIAVDPLPPLHSPEGSSGKVFNIAIKISDSTLSHELAAGQDGEVWIKGSGTIKGYLHDRDRGSFVNGWFKTGDIGHLDQNGFIFLVGRSKEMINKSGDKISPYEVENIIDSLDFISGSAVVGYPDPIYGETVAAVILLKEPEKTVDQLTSYAKQIREIVATHKEKFKVPQYIFFMKQVPRGATGKIQRSILKGDLIKNPDLDRY; from the coding sequence ATGGCAGAATACAAATCAAAATTAATTGAAACGACTTTTAATTTAATGAACAACAATTTAAATCAGCCGAAGCTTTATGATGCTGATTTAGATATCTGGTTAAACAATCGACAGATCTTAGCAGCAGTTGAAACAGCATGCGGCGTTTTGCAAAAGAAAGGACTGGCCGTGGGCGATCTTTTATTATTAGGACTGCCTAATTCAGCTGCCTACGTCATTACATACCTCGCTGCCATCAAAAGTGGTTTAGATATTTATTCAATGAATCCGAAAATGCCCGATATACAAGCCATTAATGAATTTAAAAAACGCAACTACAAGGCAGCTGTCTTATCCGACGATTATGCAAAACTTTTTAATGACACAGCCGATAAAATCCATACAGAAAACTTGACTCGTTTTCACGACCAAGTCATTCATTTGACGACATGGGAGTCAATGGATCAGCTTGAGGATTTCGAAATAATTCCCAAACACGCTGGTATTTTAATGTATACATCCGGCACGACCGGCAAAGCTAAAGGTGTTCTACTCGATCACGAACAAATGTACATTGCCGGAGAAAATGTTGTACAAAGCCATAAATTAACAGACAAGGACCGCGTCTACATCGTACTGCCTTTTCATCATATCAATGCCCAGAATATCGCAATGATGTCGACTTTGATTTCAGGTGGTTCTCTAATTGTTCAAAAACATTTCTCGGCTCACCGCTTTTGGCCAATTGTCCAACGGCAGCAGGCCACTTGGGTCTCAGCTGCTCCAGCTATTATTTCAATTCTTTTAAATACTGACATTAATCCAAAAACGAAAACCAATTTGCGATTTATGCGTTCGGCTTCAGCGCCGCTGCCTGCTGTCGTTATGCAAAGATTTGAAAAACGTTTTGGGCTGCCGATTTTAAACTCCTACGGCATGACCGAAGCACCAAGCCAGATTGCCGTTGACCCTCTGCCGCCTTTGCATAGCCCTGAAGGTTCATCTGGCAAAGTCTTTAATATTGCCATTAAAATATCTGACAGCACACTGTCTCACGAACTGGCCGCTGGACAAGATGGTGAAGTTTGGATAAAAGGATCAGGCACAATTAAAGGATACTTGCATGATCGAGATCGAGGATCTTTTGTAAATGGCTGGTTTAAAACTGGCGATATTGGTCACTTGGATCAGAATGGATTTATTTTTCTAGTGGGCCGCAGCAAAGAAATGATCAACAAATCCGGCGACAAAATCAGTCCCTACGAGGTTGAAAATATCATAGACTCGCTTGATTTTATCAGCGGTTCTGCTGTCGTTGGCTACCCTGATCCAATTTATGGCGAAACTGTAGCGGCTGTTATCCTGCTGAAAGAACCTGAAAAAACCGTTGACCAGCTTACAAGTTATGCCAAGCAGATTCGTGAGATCGTGGCCACGCACAAAGAGAAATTCAAAGTACCTCAGTATATTTTTTTTATGAAACAAGTTCCCCGCGGCGCAACTGGAAAAATCCAACGCAGTATTTTAAAAGGTGATCTGATAAAAAACCCTGACTTGGATCGGTATTGA
- a CDS encoding aliphatic sulfonate ABC transporter substrate-binding protein yields MKRKLRKLCYALLAAAWIVVAILGFLSVRSDNAKGGNSSNASSSDKKLKVVNFGYQRGDEADLMRINGSFANDAKKLGYKIKWSLFQDGPTMLTALTSHHIRFARTGNTPPVVSQASGSDIVYVAATTSKYKASMILVPKNSSIKSLKDLKGKKIAYGYGTASTYLLLKALDKAGLTLSDVNAINLSQSAAASAFKTGQIDAWVTWDPFAASAQVTDNAQILTNAKGLSGDHNFFTSTRSWANKHKSLIRLLNKDAKVTMKWANNHHALLIKRFTKDFGLSKKIVTLQVSRRTYGIASLSDSSIIREQQDMADLLYKNKMISKQIKVKKTFLNLENNK; encoded by the coding sequence ATGAAAAGGAAATTAAGAAAACTATGCTACGCATTATTGGCAGCAGCTTGGATCGTCGTTGCCATCCTCGGATTCTTATCCGTGAGATCTGATAATGCCAAAGGCGGTAACAGCAGCAATGCCAGCAGCAGCGATAAAAAGTTGAAAGTGGTCAATTTTGGTTACCAAAGGGGCGACGAAGCAGACCTAATGAGAATCAACGGCAGTTTTGCCAACGACGCCAAAAAACTTGGCTATAAGATCAAATGGAGTCTGTTTCAAGACGGGCCAACCATGCTAACAGCGTTGACCAGTCATCATATTCGTTTTGCCAGGACCGGAAATACCCCGCCAGTTGTTTCTCAAGCTAGCGGGTCAGATATCGTCTACGTGGCTGCGACAACTTCAAAATATAAAGCTTCGATGATCCTGGTTCCGAAAAATTCCAGTATCAAAAGTCTAAAAGATCTTAAAGGCAAAAAAATCGCCTATGGCTATGGTACCGCTTCAACCTATCTGCTGCTGAAGGCTTTGGATAAAGCCGGTCTAACTTTATCTGATGTCAATGCAATTAATTTGAGTCAATCGGCGGCAGCTTCGGCCTTTAAAACTGGACAAATCGATGCCTGGGTCACTTGGGACCCCTTCGCCGCTTCTGCCCAGGTCACGGATAATGCCCAGATATTAACCAATGCCAAGGGTCTATCTGGCGATCATAACTTTTTCACCTCAACCAGATCTTGGGCTAACAAGCATAAAAGTCTCATCAGACTGCTGAATAAAGACGCAAAAGTCACGATGAAATGGGCCAATAATCATCATGCACTGCTCATTAAACGTTTCACAAAAGATTTTGGGTTAAGTAAAAAAATCGTCACTTTGCAGGTAAGCCGAAGAACTTATGGTATAGCCAGTCTAAGCGATTCATCGATCATCCGTGAGCAACAGGATATGGCCGATCTGCTCTACAAAAATAAAATGATCAGTAAGCAGATCAAAGTTAAAAAAACATTTTTAAATTTGGAGAACAACAAATGA